One window of Flavobacterium dauae genomic DNA carries:
- a CDS encoding DHA2 family efflux MFS transporter permease subunit produces the protein METASLQQDSLVEYGFRRVIITITAVLCALLEIVDTTIVNVALNDMKGSLGATLTDVAWVITAYAIANVIVIPMTSWLSQQFGRRNYFAASIIIFTAASFLCGNATNIWELVFFRFIQGMGGGALLVTAQTIITESYPPAKRSMAQAIYGMGVIVGPTLGPPLGGYIIDNFSWPYIFYINVPLGIIATLLTLSFVRSPKYEGAKKQSVKEVDWWGMVFLIMFIGSLQFVLEHGQQDDWFEDRTILTLSILSAVGLFLFIWRELVYENPIVNLRVLKDKNLQVGTVMSFILGFGLFGSTFIIPIYTQSILGWPATDAGMLLIPSSIMTGIMMPFIGKMIQNGVPQKYMVALGLCIFFGFSFFMYSRITNDTGSEHMFWPLIIRGVGLGLLFVPVMTLALSTLKGKAIGEGASFTGMMRQLGGSFGIALITTFIARDSQHHRVNLIVHIDETKFEVQQRILQMQQSFMAKGFASNEALAKAQQLIDVSVTKQATILSYMDVFMYLGLMFLICVPFVLMIKQGKTVVDTSSIH, from the coding sequence ATGGAAACAGCTTCATTACAACAAGACAGTTTGGTAGAATACGGCTTTCGCAGGGTAATTATTACCATTACTGCCGTACTTTGTGCCTTATTGGAAATTGTTGATACAACCATTGTAAACGTTGCCTTAAACGATATGAAAGGATCGTTAGGTGCTACCTTAACCGATGTTGCCTGGGTAATTACCGCCTATGCCATTGCCAATGTAATTGTAATACCAATGACCAGCTGGCTTTCGCAACAATTTGGACGTAGAAATTACTTTGCAGCATCAATCATTATTTTCACGGCAGCATCGTTTTTATGTGGTAATGCCACAAATATCTGGGAGCTGGTTTTTTTCCGGTTTATTCAAGGTATGGGCGGTGGTGCATTGCTGGTAACGGCACAAACCATTATTACCGAAAGTTATCCACCAGCAAAACGCAGTATGGCTCAGGCAATTTATGGTATGGGCGTAATTGTTGGTCCTACATTGGGGCCGCCGTTGGGAGGATACATTATCGATAACTTCTCATGGCCTTATATTTTTTACATTAATGTTCCGTTGGGAATCATTGCTACGTTGTTGACTTTATCATTTGTTCGCAGCCCTAAATACGAAGGAGCTAAAAAACAATCGGTTAAAGAAGTAGATTGGTGGGGAATGGTGTTTTTAATTATGTTTATCGGTTCGTTACAATTTGTTTTAGAACACGGTCAGCAAGACGATTGGTTTGAAGATAGAACTATTTTAACGCTTTCAATTTTATCGGCAGTAGGTTTGTTTTTGTTTATCTGGCGCGAACTGGTGTATGAAAACCCCATAGTAAATTTGCGGGTTCTTAAAGACAAAAACCTGCAGGTAGGAACCGTAATGAGTTTTATTCTTGGTTTTGGTCTTTTCGGTTCCACCTTTATCATTCCCATTTACACCCAGTCTATTTTAGGATGGCCGGCAACCGATGCAGGTATGTTGTTGATACCAAGCTCTATCATGACCGGTATAATGATGCCTTTTATTGGGAAAATGATTCAAAACGGAGTTCCCCAAAAATATATGGTGGCATTGGGCTTGTGCATTTTCTTTGGATTTTCGTTTTTTATGTACAGTAGAATTACAAACGATACTGGTTCAGAACACATGTTTTGGCCATTAATTATACGGGGTGTTGGGTTAGGGTTGTTGTTTGTACCTGTAATGACATTGGCTTTGTCAACTTTAAAAGGAAAAGCTATTGGCGAAGGTGCATCGTTTACGGGAATGATGCGGCAATTAGGCGGATCGTTCGGGATTGCATTAATTACCACATTTATTGCAAGAGATTCGCAACATCACAGAGTAAACCTTATTGTACATATCGATGAAACTAAATTTGAAGTACAACAACGGATTTTACAAATGCAACAAAGTTTTATGGCAAAAGGCTTTGCTTCAAACGAAGCGTTGGCAAAGGCCCAACAGCTAATAGATGTTTCTGTTACAAAACAAGCTACCATACTTTCGTATATGGATGTTTTTATGTATTTAGGACTTATGTTTTTAATTTGCGTACCTTTTGTATTAATGATTAAACAAGGTAAAACAGTAGTAGATAC
- a CDS encoding HlyD family secretion protein: MDKSITESAAKNPMNKKFMFVFAALILVGGAYGTYKYIHSQAHETTDDAQVEKNMSPIIPRVGGYVSKVFVKDNDLVKKGDTLFVIDSQDYLVKVQEAQAVLLAAESSFEVSKADVSATSANVAISDATVQSNSQSIEMAQIRAKQATNDYQRYENLYKNHSITKQQYEQALTTKLEADKQVEVLKQQRNASTSQRNAVVSKTTVASKQTSVAQANIERAQATLKAAKLNLSYTVITASVDGQVSNVKIQPGQMVNPGAALFYIVDNTETWVVANFKETQLNKMRLGQKVEIKIDAYPDAPFEGEVNSFSPATGSRFSLLPPDNATGNFVKTVQRIPVKIKLTKNNKTENISLLRPGMNADVDVHVG; encoded by the coding sequence ATGGATAAAAGTATAACAGAAAGTGCAGCAAAAAATCCAATGAACAAAAAGTTTATGTTCGTATTTGCGGCTTTAATTTTAGTGGGTGGTGCGTACGGAACGTACAAATACATACACAGCCAGGCACACGAAACAACAGACGATGCACAGGTAGAAAAAAATATGAGTCCGATTATTCCTCGTGTGGGCGGATATGTTTCAAAAGTCTTTGTTAAAGACAACGATTTGGTAAAAAAAGGCGATACGTTGTTTGTTATTGACAGTCAGGATTATTTAGTAAAAGTTCAGGAAGCACAGGCAGTTTTACTTGCTGCAGAAAGCTCTTTTGAAGTTTCAAAGGCAGATGTTTCGGCTACATCGGCAAACGTGGCAATATCAGATGCAACGGTTCAATCGAATTCACAAAGTATCGAAATGGCTCAGATTCGTGCCAAACAAGCAACAAACGATTATCAGCGTTACGAAAATCTGTATAAAAATCATTCCATCACCAAACAACAGTACGAGCAGGCTTTAACAACCAAATTAGAAGCCGATAAACAAGTTGAGGTGTTAAAACAACAACGCAACGCAAGTACTTCACAACGCAATGCCGTGGTAAGCAAAACAACAGTAGCTTCTAAACAAACATCGGTAGCACAAGCTAATATAGAACGGGCACAAGCTACTTTAAAAGCTGCCAAATTAAATTTATCGTACACGGTAATTACTGCTTCGGTTGATGGTCAGGTATCAAATGTAAAAATCCAGCCGGGACAAATGGTCAATCCGGGTGCGGCTTTGTTTTATATTGTTGATAATACCGAAACCTGGGTAGTTGCCAATTTTAAAGAAACCCAGTTAAACAAAATGCGTTTGGGACAAAAAGTAGAAATTAAAATAGATGCGTATCCCGATGCTCCTTTTGAAGGCGAAGTAAATTCGTTTTCACCGGCAACAGGATCGCGTTTTTCATTACTTCCACCCGATAATGCAACAGGAAACTTTGTAAAAACGGTACAACGCATTCCGGTAAAAATTAAACTGACAAAAAATAATAAAACAGAAAACATTTCTTTATTGCGTCCGGGAATGAACGCAGATGTTGATGTGCACGTAGGTTAA
- a CDS encoding TolC family protein, which produces MKTKWAWLGACVIMGNLSVFAQDKPLSIQEAIQLAATQSKEAKAADTKVSGKKLELGVTKNKQLPDASISGQFAVLSTPDINLRIPLGDEGGGAPDIKANQMMLAQASISMPLYAGGKIRNSIHIAEEAVEAEQFAALNTKEQLASQAIKLYVALYKAQQTAKLMQENIKRAEQQVADFKAMEENGLIARNDLLKSELQLSNYQVALQEAVKNVNVVNYQLVTLLQLDENTQIDSINFSNEERLLTVDFTVENALNNRNDLKMLATQHKIAADQLKISKADYLPNVALTGGYIAADVKNVIAITNAVNVGIGLSYDLGSLYKNKKNVAVAKHRIAEVEEQIEIANDRVKIQLQQANENFLLAQSQEKVYAQAVTQANENYRIVKDKYDNGVADTDDLLEADVQQLQSQINEAVSKANVIEKYYDLLLVNGQLISK; this is translated from the coding sequence ATGAAGACTAAATGGGCGTGGCTTGGTGCGTGTGTTATTATGGGAAATTTATCGGTTTTTGCACAAGATAAACCCCTAAGCATACAAGAAGCCATTCAGTTAGCAGCAACGCAAAGTAAAGAAGCCAAAGCCGCCGATACAAAAGTTTCGGGCAAAAAATTAGAGCTTGGTGTTACTAAAAACAAACAGTTGCCGGATGCAAGTATCAGCGGACAATTTGCCGTTCTTTCTACACCCGACATCAATTTAAGAATTCCGTTAGGCGATGAAGGAGGCGGTGCTCCCGACATTAAAGCCAACCAAATGATGTTGGCACAGGCAAGCATTTCGATGCCTTTGTATGCCGGCGGAAAAATCAGGAACAGTATTCACATTGCCGAAGAAGCAGTTGAAGCCGAACAATTTGCCGCATTGAATACCAAAGAACAGCTGGCATCGCAGGCAATAAAGCTGTATGTGGCATTGTACAAAGCACAGCAAACGGCTAAATTAATGCAAGAAAACATTAAACGTGCCGAACAGCAAGTAGCCGATTTTAAAGCTATGGAAGAAAACGGGTTGATTGCCCGAAACGATTTGCTGAAAAGCGAATTGCAATTATCAAACTATCAAGTTGCTTTGCAAGAAGCCGTTAAAAACGTAAATGTGGTGAATTATCAGTTGGTAACTCTTTTACAATTAGACGAAAACACGCAGATTGATTCGATTAATTTTTCAAACGAAGAACGTCTTTTAACGGTAGATTTTACGGTAGAAAACGCTTTAAACAATCGGAACGATTTAAAAATGCTTGCAACACAGCACAAAATCGCCGCAGATCAGTTAAAGATTTCTAAAGCCGATTATTTACCAAATGTTGCATTAACCGGCGGTTACATTGCTGCCGATGTTAAAAACGTTATTGCCATTACAAATGCGGTAAACGTAGGTATTGGTCTTTCGTATGATTTAGGCTCATTGTACAAAAACAAAAAAAATGTTGCGGTTGCCAAACACCGTATTGCCGAAGTTGAAGAACAGATAGAAATAGCAAACGATCGCGTAAAAATTCAGTTACAACAGGCAAACGAAAATTTTCTGTTGGCACAAAGCCAGGAAAAAGTATATGCACAGGCAGTAACTCAGGCAAATGAAAATTACCGGATTGTAAAAGATAAATACGACAACGGCGTTGCCGATACCGATGATTTGTTAGAAGCCGATGTACAACAACTTCAAAGCCAAATCAACGAAGCGGTTTCAAAAGCAAATGTAATTGAAAAATATTACGACTTATTATTAGTAAATGGTCAATTAATTTCAAAATAA
- a CDS encoding TetR family transcriptional regulator yields MNEKQQEILNAAERLFEEKGFDGTSVRDIAKEANVNLAMISYYFGSKDKLLETLFETRLDNFRINYELIFDKDFTAFESLEKLVHVYVKTMNQNAGVYKILSVEGGIKKRFINSDSFTKIKKFNLELVSNVLQKGINAGVFNKTVSPVLLHSTMMGTFMNFQMNRSFLQNVLEITSDEAYNQYIENQLANHIHRTIKALLIYED; encoded by the coding sequence ATGAACGAGAAACAGCAGGAAATTTTAAATGCAGCCGAGAGATTGTTTGAAGAAAAAGGCTTCGACGGGACTTCGGTACGCGATATAGCCAAAGAAGCAAATGTAAACCTGGCAATGATTTCGTATTATTTTGGTTCAAAAGACAAGCTTTTAGAAACACTTTTTGAAACCCGTTTAGATAATTTCAGAATCAATTACGAATTAATTTTTGATAAAGACTTTACTGCTTTTGAAAGTTTAGAAAAACTGGTACACGTTTATGTAAAAACAATGAATCAAAACGCAGGTGTTTACAAAATTCTGTCGGTAGAAGGCGGTATAAAAAAACGTTTTATTAACTCTGATTCGTTTACTAAAATTAAAAAATTCAATTTAGAATTGGTTTCCAACGTGCTTCAAAAGGGTATCAATGCCGGTGTTTTCAATAAAACCGTTTCTCCGGTGCTTCTGCACTCTACAATGATGGGTACTTTTATGAACTTTCAAATGAACCGTTCGTTTCTTCAAAATGTTTTAGAAATAACATCAGACGAAGCTTATAATCAATACATCGAAAATCAATTAGCAAATCATATTCACAGAACAATTAAAGCGCTTTTAATTTATGAAGACTAA
- a CDS encoding GNAT family N-acetyltransferase, protein MKIEIKTFNELTPLELYQILELRNNVFVVEQNCAYLDTDGCDQKAHHLLIWDDEVLAAYARTIKPGVKYETSSIGRVVVHTKYRDLKLGHLLMEHAVKAVKKLYNTNTITISAQAHLQRFYSKHGFETVSDEYMEDDIPHVKMVRY, encoded by the coding sequence ATGAAAATTGAAATTAAAACGTTCAATGAGCTTACACCGCTTGAACTTTACCAGATTTTAGAATTGCGAAATAACGTTTTCGTAGTAGAACAAAATTGTGCCTATCTTGATACCGACGGATGCGATCAAAAAGCCCATCATTTATTAATTTGGGACGATGAGGTGCTGGCAGCATATGCCCGCACGATAAAACCCGGAGTAAAATATGAAACAAGCAGCATTGGCAGGGTAGTAGTACATACAAAATACCGCGATTTAAAACTGGGACACCTTTTAATGGAACACGCCGTTAAAGCCGTTAAAAAGTTATACAACACCAATACAATTACCATTTCTGCACAGGCACATTTGCAGCGTTTTTACAGTAAACACGGTTTTGAAACGGTTTCCGATGAATATATGGAAGATGATATTCCGCATGTTAAAATGGTACGGTATTGA
- a CDS encoding DUF4837 family protein, whose amino-acid sequence MKQVVLCLFLLVVVLGCTKKKEVAGARLNPSFGDRNEIVLVIDDSLWIGSFGDSIRSQLAKTTAISDNTEPVFTLLQLDPKIFTSKAKLARNIVLFSTNNQYEFLLQKSVYATPQNFFFLRAENKEDLLKMFKKNADSIASVFKASELNEEMHQVVRASTHDLSELKDFFGCTLKIPDNYHLQIKNEFPFLWYQKDLPSGNINLILYEFPITEIENTKGSVEDHLLQARNFIGEEFMKTAKEQAYITTSTEVKYTITKETLQNLPAYRITGNWETVNDYLKGPFICYAIRDDYYKRYLFIEGYINNPFKQKGEQILEVEAIIKSINFNEN is encoded by the coding sequence ATGAAACAGGTTGTTTTATGCTTATTTTTACTCGTTGTTGTTTTAGGCTGTACCAAAAAAAAGGAAGTAGCCGGTGCTCGGTTAAACCCTTCTTTTGGTGATAGGAACGAAATTGTTTTGGTGATTGACGACAGTTTATGGATTGGTTCGTTTGGCGACAGCATTCGTTCACAATTGGCAAAAACAACCGCAATAAGCGATAATACAGAACCCGTTTTTACTTTATTACAGTTAGATCCCAAAATATTTACAAGTAAAGCCAAATTAGCCCGAAACATAGTCCTTTTTTCAACCAATAATCAATACGAATTTTTATTGCAGAAAAGCGTTTATGCAACACCACAGAACTTCTTTTTTTTACGGGCAGAAAACAAAGAGGATCTTTTAAAAATGTTCAAAAAAAATGCCGACTCTATAGCATCGGTTTTTAAAGCATCTGAATTGAATGAAGAAATGCATCAGGTGGTAAGGGCATCAACCCATGATTTAAGTGAATTAAAAGATTTTTTTGGCTGTACGTTAAAAATTCCGGATAATTATCATTTACAGATAAAAAACGAATTTCCTTTTTTATGGTATCAAAAAGATTTGCCGTCGGGAAACATCAACTTGATACTTTATGAATTTCCCATTACGGAAATAGAAAACACTAAAGGTTCTGTGGAAGATCATCTGTTACAAGCCCGAAATTTTATTGGCGAAGAGTTTATGAAAACCGCAAAAGAGCAAGCGTATATCACTACCTCTACAGAGGTAAAATATACCATTACTAAAGAAACGCTTCAAAATTTACCGGCATACAGAATAACGGGAAATTGGGAAACGGTAAACGATTATTTAAAAGGACCGTTTATATGTTATGCCATTCGCGATGATTATTACAAACGATATTTGTTTATTGAAGGATACATTAACAACCCGTTTAAACAAAAAGGCGAACAAATCTTAGAAGTAGAAGCCATCATAAAATCAATCAACTTTAATGAAAATTGA
- a CDS encoding response regulator transcription factor: MQILVIEDDKRISDFLIKGLEENGYIVTLCKSAEDVLNDFLNIQFDLIICDIMLPGIDGIQLVQTLRFKNNFTPVLMLSALNSVQDKISALDYGADDYITKPFHFDELLSRIKALTRRNQQKVPEKTSNIKKYDDLEIDLDQYKVFVNGSEVELSPREFKLLNYLVENENKTVTRVQILNAVWGITFNNHTNVVDVYISYLRNKIEKNESKYIHTVKGVGYMFKL, translated from the coding sequence ATGCAGATACTGGTAATTGAAGACGATAAAAGAATAAGCGACTTTTTAATTAAAGGCTTGGAAGAAAACGGATACATTGTTACGCTTTGTAAATCGGCAGAAGATGTTTTGAACGATTTTTTAAACATACAGTTCGATCTGATTATTTGCGACATTATGCTGCCGGGAATTGATGGAATACAGTTGGTACAAACTTTGCGTTTTAAAAACAATTTTACGCCGGTTTTAATGTTAAGTGCCTTAAATTCGGTTCAGGATAAAATTTCAGCATTAGATTACGGTGCAGACGATTATATTACCAAACCTTTTCATTTTGATGAATTATTGTCGAGAATTAAAGCGTTAACTCGAAGAAATCAGCAAAAAGTACCCGAAAAAACTTCGAATATAAAAAAGTATGATGATCTGGAAATCGATCTGGATCAATACAAAGTTTTTGTAAACGGATCGGAAGTTGAACTTTCTCCGCGCGAATTTAAACTGCTGAATTATCTGGTAGAAAACGAAAACAAAACCGTTACCCGCGTACAAATTTTAAACGCCGTTTGGGGCATTACTTTTAACAACCATACCAATGTGGTAGATGTTTACATTTCGTACCTACGCAATAAAATCGAAAAAAACGAAAGCAAATATATTCATACCGTAAAAGGCGTGGGATACATGTTTAAACTATAA
- a CDS encoding sensor histidine kinase → MKLKHRLSLYSIVIFSIIIVIVSTAVYFSFYNQMEKKELQSLENKTLLAAVYYLEQDELPALEHENIKSQLLKTISRKNIVVYDAHNKKFSGDMYFDKNISWTFIESVRQKRNDFITTEHYFYNGIYYNDNQGNFVVITREPKNEFNDQMQSLLHILILVSVGGLIFIYFFSQYLGYIAYQPIIKIIDQIKERDTNNFNQPLALNKPYAEIEDLITTYNHFIDKIGQTFTVQKNFIDYVSHELRTPITALLGTLEVTNNKKRTLEEHEKIVNQLKQYTNDLQETLDQMMLLSGAKTSFEFEPVRIDEVVWQVIENAVLYHNATIDVDLQVTNDALLTVQGNEKMLELALNNLVGNAIKYSNNQLIKILFYEEDNRLCLSISDQGIGIPEIDLEQIKQNFYRGHNTQQFQGKGIGLSMANIILNLHNIKLQLSSNRPKGTIVKLVF, encoded by the coding sequence ATGAAGTTAAAGCACCGTTTATCGTTATATTCCATCGTTATTTTCAGCATCATCATCGTGATTGTTTCTACCGCGGTTTATTTCTCGTTTTATAATCAAATGGAAAAAAAAGAGCTGCAATCTCTTGAAAACAAAACCCTTTTGGCGGCGGTGTATTATCTGGAACAAGACGAACTGCCTGCGTTAGAACACGAAAACATTAAAAGTCAGCTTTTAAAAACCATTTCGCGTAAAAATATTGTGGTTTACGATGCACACAACAAAAAATTCAGTGGCGATATGTATTTCGACAAGAATATTTCATGGACATTCATAGAAAGTGTCCGCCAGAAAAGAAACGATTTTATTACCACTGAACATTATTTTTATAACGGAATTTACTACAACGACAACCAAGGGAATTTTGTGGTAATTACCCGCGAGCCAAAAAACGAATTTAACGATCAAATGCAATCGCTGCTTCATATTTTAATACTTGTTTCAGTCGGTGGGTTGATCTTTATCTACTTTTTTTCTCAATATTTGGGTTATATCGCGTATCAACCCATTATTAAAATTATCGATCAAATTAAAGAGCGCGATACCAACAACTTTAACCAGCCGCTTGCGTTGAACAAGCCGTATGCCGAAATTGAAGACCTGATAACAACTTATAATCATTTTATTGATAAAATTGGGCAGACATTTACCGTACAAAAGAATTTTATTGATTATGTTTCGCACGAACTCCGCACGCCGATTACGGCATTATTGGGAACATTAGAAGTTACCAACAACAAAAAACGAACGCTGGAAGAGCACGAAAAAATTGTAAATCAACTGAAACAATACACCAACGATTTACAGGAAACATTAGACCAAATGATGCTTTTATCGGGTGCTAAAACAAGTTTTGAATTTGAACCTGTGCGTATTGATGAAGTAGTTTGGCAAGTTATAGAAAATGCTGTTTTGTACCACAATGCCACGATTGATGTTGATTTGCAGGTAACAAACGATGCACTTTTAACCGTGCAGGGAAACGAAAAAATGCTGGAACTGGCGTTGAACAATCTGGTGGGTAATGCCATAAAATATTCGAACAACCAACTGATAAAAATTCTTTTTTACGAAGAAGATAACCGTTTGTGCCTGTCAATTTCAGACCAAGGAATCGGTATTCCCGAAATTGATCTTGAGCAGATAAAACAAAACTTTTACCGCGGGCACAATACCCAGCAGTTTCAGGGTAAAGGCATTGGGTTGTCTATGGCAAATATTATTTTAAACCTTCATAATATTAAGTTGCAATTATCGTCGAATCGACCAAAAGGAACAATTGTAAAACTGGTTTTCTAA
- a CDS encoding TolC family protein, protein MRRIYLSIILIGFTTFVKAQTYTVADLEQQFLEKNYVLIAGKYNIAKADAEIVQEKLWPNPTLSISEVNLWKTYQIEEQPFLFGNYGNNQQISIELEQLVETAGKRKKRVAIKQLEKNSAVFDFEELMRGLKKELRQNYYSLNRIQTQEILLNSIVDLFTQMNSQYERQAALKNIPTAEFYRIQTELIGLQKEKIELEKEKTESLNKMRLLTQNASLDLSDIRFSDLPFVSKEIPLNIKDQAIDNNIGLQRQLNETNMAQNQLQLEKALRVPDLTFQVNYDRGGNIMRDFVGVGVSIDLPVFNTNKGAIRAAKHNIDQQLTQQQVLETELTTNVNVLQEQLVLMDQSLKNWSTINTTDQQQMIENYKKHLQNKQITLIEFIDFTQAYREAQQAYLELLENYHHTVEELQYITGKDF, encoded by the coding sequence GTGAGAAGAATATATCTGTCTATAATTTTAATAGGGTTTACCACTTTTGTGAAAGCCCAAACCTATACCGTTGCCGATCTTGAACAACAGTTTTTAGAGAAAAACTACGTTTTAATTGCCGGCAAATACAACATTGCCAAAGCCGATGCCGAGATTGTGCAGGAAAAACTGTGGCCCAACCCTACCTTGAGTATTTCTGAAGTCAATTTGTGGAAAACTTATCAGATTGAAGAACAGCCATTTTTGTTTGGAAATTACGGCAACAACCAGCAAATCTCCATAGAATTGGAACAGTTGGTAGAAACCGCAGGCAAACGTAAGAAAAGAGTCGCGATTAAACAACTGGAGAAAAACAGTGCCGTTTTCGATTTTGAAGAATTAATGCGTGGTTTAAAAAAAGAACTCCGTCAGAATTACTATTCGTTAAACAGAATTCAAACCCAAGAAATCCTTTTAAACAGCATTGTAGATTTGTTTACACAGATGAACAGTCAGTACGAACGCCAAGCGGCTTTGAAGAACATTCCAACGGCTGAATTTTACCGTATTCAGACCGAATTAATCGGTTTGCAAAAGGAAAAAATTGAATTGGAAAAGGAGAAAACTGAAAGTTTGAACAAAATGCGATTGCTTACACAGAATGCGTCGTTAGATCTTTCAGATATCCGTTTTTCTGATCTTCCGTTTGTATCGAAAGAAATTCCGTTGAATATTAAAGATCAGGCAATAGATAATAATATAGGTTTGCAGCGTCAGTTGAACGAAACCAATATGGCACAAAACCAGCTACAGTTAGAAAAAGCATTGCGCGTGCCCGATCTTACTTTTCAGGTTAATTACGACCGTGGCGGTAACATCATGCGCGATTTTGTTGGTGTTGGTGTAAGCATCGATCTTCCGGTTTTCAATACCAACAAAGGTGCAATCAGGGCGGCAAAACACAACATAGATCAACAACTAACGCAGCAGCAGGTTTTAGAAACCGAACTAACAACCAACGTCAACGTTTTGCAAGAACAGTTGGTATTAATGGATCAATCTCTAAAAAACTGGTCGACTATTAATACAACCGACCAGCAGCAAATGATTGAAAACTACAAAAAACATCTGCAAAACAAACAAATTACTTTAATAGAATTTATCGATTTTACACAGGCATACCGCGAAGCACAGCAGGCATATCTTGAATTATTGGAAAATTACCACCATACCGTTGAAGAACTACAATATATAACGGGCAAAGATTTTTAA
- a CDS encoding efflux RND transporter periplasmic adaptor subunit, translated as MMKKNSLLILLSGLLLTACQTKTETTENQSETQEAFCLSDQLKKNTKMAAVTEQPISEQLALSGKIEYNENDLVAFKSLLQGIIEKVHFELGDYVKQGQVLGVVKSNEIQDLVQQKRYQENQIALYKKQLQSKQELLNDGMASQPEVSEIEFALSAARIEADKINASLKMFRSAGNGYFQILAPKNGYIVQKNMSTGQSITDDDTDALFSISNLKEVWVMVNIYANNLKFIQKNDVVKVRTVAYPDKVYPGKIDKIYNVFDDNEHVIKARVVLENQDLNLMPGLSADIIIDKNNTQGSAFAIPNTAKVFSNNKEYVVVYKNNCSMSVRQINPVGSNEEYTFVNEKFAADEKVITTNALIIFEQINQ; from the coding sequence ATGATGAAAAAAAACAGCTTACTAATTTTATTGTCGGGCTTGCTTTTAACAGCCTGCCAAACAAAAACAGAAACAACAGAAAACCAGTCTGAAACTCAGGAAGCATTCTGTTTAAGCGATCAGCTTAAAAAAAACACCAAAATGGCAGCGGTTACCGAACAACCCATAAGCGAACAATTGGCGCTATCGGGCAAAATAGAATACAACGAAAACGATTTGGTTGCCTTTAAAAGTCTGTTGCAGGGAATCATTGAAAAAGTACATTTTGAATTAGGCGATTATGTAAAACAAGGTCAGGTTCTGGGTGTGGTAAAATCGAACGAAATACAGGATCTGGTGCAACAGAAAAGATATCAGGAAAATCAGATCGCGCTTTACAAAAAACAACTGCAAAGCAAACAGGAATTATTGAACGACGGAATGGCATCGCAACCCGAAGTTTCAGAAATAGAATTTGCTTTAAGTGCAGCAAGAATCGAAGCCGACAAAATCAACGCATCGTTAAAAATGTTTAGATCAGCAGGTAACGGATACTTCCAAATTTTGGCACCCAAAAACGGATACATCGTTCAAAAAAACATGAGCACGGGTCAGTCTATTACCGACGATGATACCGATGCGCTTTTTTCGATATCAAACCTAAAAGAAGTTTGGGTAATGGTAAATATTTACGCAAACAATTTAAAATTCATTCAAAAAAACGATGTGGTGAAAGTTAGAACGGTTGCGTATCCGGACAAGGTTTATCCCGGAAAAATTGATAAAATCTACAATGTTTTCGATGATAACGAACACGTAATTAAAGCTCGGGTTGTGCTGGAAAATCAAGACTTAAACCTTATGCCCGGTTTAAGTGCCGATATCATTATCGATAAAAACAACACGCAAGGCAGTGCGTTTGCCATACCAAATACAGCCAAGGTTTTCAGCAACAACAAAGAATATGTGGTGGTTTACAAAAACAACTGCTCAATGAGCGTTCGACAGATAAATCCCGTGGGCAGTAACGAAGAATACACGTTTGTAAATGAAAAATTTGCTGCAGACGAAAAAGTTATTACCACCAACGCACTCATCATTTTTGAACAAATAAACCAATAG